A genome region from Labrys wisconsinensis includes the following:
- a CDS encoding LacI family DNA-binding transcriptional regulator, with amino-acid sequence MDSDGGDAKLVDVARLAGCSPATVSRVLNGNPTVGRSVRDRVRQAAAELGYVPNGSARALRSTRTRLVGAIIPTLDHAIYATMVDGLQGRLAEKDVSLIINTSVYDLDLELDQARLLAERGAESIVLVGTRHKPQTLALLEHKRIAYVFTYTCAPTATGAAIGFDNEKAGRTAARFLIDLGHRRLAMIAGITQDNDRAEGRLAGFRDEVARSGLDPAAVPVIEAAYAFGNGRSGMRTLMTAAEPPTAVFCGSDILAAGAIKYCQEERIAVPGDVSILGFDNLEIAELTVPELSTLEVPARDMGRHAADYILASPLQRRHLRQRELPIRLIVRGSTGPAPKRR; translated from the coding sequence GTCGATGTCGCCCGGCTCGCCGGCTGCTCGCCGGCGACGGTCTCGCGGGTGCTGAACGGCAATCCGACGGTCGGGCGCAGCGTCCGGGACCGGGTGAGGCAAGCCGCGGCCGAGCTCGGCTATGTCCCCAACGGCTCCGCTCGCGCCTTGCGCTCCACCCGCACCCGGCTGGTCGGCGCCATCATCCCGACGCTCGACCACGCCATCTACGCCACCATGGTCGACGGGCTGCAGGGCCGCCTGGCCGAGAAGGACGTGTCGCTGATCATCAACACCTCCGTCTACGACCTCGACCTGGAGCTCGATCAGGCCCGCCTGCTCGCCGAGCGCGGCGCCGAATCGATCGTGCTGGTCGGCACCCGGCACAAGCCGCAGACCCTCGCCCTGCTCGAGCACAAGCGCATCGCCTATGTCTTCACCTATACCTGCGCCCCGACGGCAACGGGGGCGGCGATCGGCTTCGACAACGAGAAGGCCGGGCGCACCGCCGCCCGCTTCCTCATCGACCTCGGGCACCGCCGCCTGGCGATGATCGCGGGCATCACCCAGGACAACGACCGCGCCGAGGGCCGCCTCGCCGGCTTCCGCGACGAGGTCGCGCGCTCGGGGCTAGATCCGGCGGCGGTCCCGGTCATCGAGGCCGCCTATGCCTTCGGCAACGGCCGGAGCGGGATGAGGACCCTGATGACCGCGGCCGAGCCGCCGACCGCGGTGTTCTGCGGCAGCGACATCCTCGCCGCCGGAGCGATCAAGTACTGCCAGGAGGAGCGCATCGCCGTCCCCGGCGACGTCTCCATCCTCGGCTTCGACAATCTGGAGATCGCCGAGCTGACCGTCCCCGAGCTCAGCACCCTGGAAGTGCCGGCGCGCGACATGGGGCGGCACGCGGCCGATTACATCCTGGCCTCGCCGCTGCAGCGACGCCATCTGCGCCAGCGTGAATTGCCGATCCGGCTGATCGTCCGCGGCAGCACCGGCCCGGCGCCGAAGCGCCGCTGA